A window from Telopea speciosissima isolate NSW1024214 ecotype Mountain lineage chromosome 8, Tspe_v1, whole genome shotgun sequence encodes these proteins:
- the LOC122672246 gene encoding probable receptor-like protein kinase At5g20050 gives MEVYKAKIITVAAVIFLIIVIVIARILLKLSKGFFLVAGADFAAIFAVFTWLYLQYRNDRQRRLIECNSIDSDGKELRMEYSFLRKVAGVPTKIRYKELEAATDNFQSLIGQGASASVYKGKLDDGTLVAVKRITAEQHGEKEFQAEVAAIASVQHINLVRLLGYCCVVGGPRFLVYEFIHNGSLDAWIFPHGGKHSGFRGCLGWELRYGVAINVAKALAYLHNDCRSKILHLDVKPENILLDENFRAIVTDFGLSKLIGKDESRVITTVRGTRGYLAPEWLLQRGVSEKCDIFSYGMVVLEIIGGRRNVRLMEDDEERYWSYFPRIVSEKERQGKLMEIVDERLTENGGIDEKEVKLLVHVALWCIQEDPKLRPNMASVVEMLEGRVVVDQPPETEMIIVDLLSIKQHDRKKNAPLTTTPSASNATLSVSILSGR, from the coding sequence ATGGAAGTTTATAAGGCTAAAATCATCACAGTTGCAGCTGTAATCTTCCTAATTATCGTGATTGTAATTGCCCGAATCTTATTAAAACTCTCCAAAGGTTTCTTCCTTGTTGCTGGAGCTGATTTTGCAGCAATCTTTGCAGTCTTCACATGGCTTTATCTTCAATACCGTAATGATCGTCAGAGGAGATTGATTGAATGTAATTCAATTGATTCAGATGGAAAAGAACTTCGTATGGAATACAGTTTCCTTAGAAAGGTAGCCGGTGTTCCAACGAAGATTCGGTACAAAGAACTCGAAGCCGCAACGGATAACTTCCAATCGTTGATCGGGCAAGGTGCATCTGCTTCTGTTTACAAAGGAAAACTTGATGATGGTACTCTTGTTGCTGTAAAAAGGATTACAGCAGAGCAACATGGGGAGAAGGAATTCCAAGCTGAGGTCGCGGCGATTGCTAGCGTACAACATATCAATCTTGTGAGACTTCTTGGTTACTGTTGTGTTGTTGGAGGACCAAGATTCCTTGTCTATGAATTCATTCACAATGGGTCTTTAGATGCTTGGATTTTCCCACATGGAGGAAAACACAGTGGTTTTCGTGGATGTTTGGGATGGGAATTGAGGTATGGTGTTGCAATTAATGTTGCTAAGGCACTTGCATACCTTCATAACGATTGCAGATCAAAGATATTACACCTTGATGTCAAACCAGAAAATATACTTCTGGATGAGAATTTCAGAGCAATTGTCACAGATTTCGGATTATCAAAATTGATTGGGAAAGATGAAAGCAGAGTTATTACAACGGTTCGAGGTACtaggggttatttggctccTGAATGGCTCTTACAACGTGGTGTTTCTGAGAAATGTGATATCTTTAGTTATGGTATGGTGGTGTTAGAGATCAtagggggaagaagaaatgtGAGGTTGatggaagatgatgaagaaaggTATTGGTCATATTTTCCTAGGATTGTGTCAGAGAAGGAAAGACAAGGGAAGCTTATGGAGATTGTTGATGAGAGATTAACGGAAAATGGAGGAATTGATGAGAAGGAAGTTAAGCTCTTGGTTCATGTGGCTCTGTGGTGCATTCAAGAAGACCCAAAGCTTAGGCCTAACATGGCCTCTGTAGTTGAGATGCTTGAAGGTCGTGTGGTTGTGGACCAACCTCCTGAAACTGAAATGATCATTGTTGATCTTTTGTCCATAAAACAACATGATAGAAAAAAGAATGCCCCACTAACAACAACCCCTTCTGCATCAAACGCCACGCTTAGTGTGTCGATTCTATCCGGTCGGTAG
- the LOC122672245 gene encoding 60S ribosomal protein L17-like: protein MEFRLQQTAYKRVTIGVGDSEIASRDAASQIARMDSSDYLDGLQRSYLCSSSHIGCKSVRDDDKLELYDACLVEDSILNAIVNLQIFCNYKLKKYGVILRFCRGVGRTAQAKNCHSNGQGRWPVKLVKFILDLLKNAESNADVKGLDVDSLYISHVQVNQAQKQRRLTYHAHGRINPYRRINPYMSSPCHIELTLSEKEEPVKNSETQLAPITPKKAHALRSGASS from the exons ATGGAATTCAGGCTCCAACAAACCGCTTACAAAAG GGTCACCATAGGAGTTGGAGATTCGGAGATTGCTTCAAGGGATGCAGCGAGTCAAATAGCAAGGATGGACAGCTCTGACTATCTGGATGGATT GCAAAGATCATATCTTTGTAGCTCTTCACACATTGGGTGTAAGTCGGTGCGCGACGACGACAAACTTGAACTATATGATGCTTGTCTGGTGGAAGACTCGATATTGAATGCCATTGTCAATCTACAGATCTTCTGcaattataaattaaaaaaatatggggTTATTTTAAG ATTTTGTCGCGGTGTTGGTCGAACAGCTCAGGCCAAGAACTGTCATTCAAATGGGCAAGGACGCTGGCCTGTGAAATTAGTGAAGTTCATTCTAGATTTGCTTAAGAATGCTGAGAGCAACGCAGATGTGAAAGGTTTGGATGTGGATTCTCTTTACATATCCCATGTCCAGGTGAACCAAGCGCAGAAGCAGAGGAGACTCACATACCATGCTCATGGGAGGATCAACCCTTATAGGAGGATCAACCCTTATATGTCATCTCCATGTCACATTGAGCTGACCTTATCTGAGAAAGAGGAGCCAGTGAAGAACTCTGAGACTCAGCTGGCCCCCATAACACCCAAGAAGGCTCATGCTTTGCGAAGTGGTGCATCTTCTTGA